The sequence below is a genomic window from Ovis canadensis isolate MfBH-ARS-UI-01 breed Bighorn chromosome 1, ARS-UI_OviCan_v2, whole genome shotgun sequence.
GTGCCCCTCTTGGGAACTGAAGTGACTACCTTATCCTAAACCCTTTCTTCAGATGATGGGTTTAGGAGTGGGTAACTTGAGAACGTTTTAAAATTCCTTAGCACGTTTTACGGATGAAGAGACTGAGATGCAAAAGAAGGTAAGtgatttgtccaaagtcacacatcaGTTCACGGCAGAGGCAAGGCCAAAGCCTGCCCCTCCTGACTCCAGGTCTCGGGCTGTTCTACACTGTAGCCTCTCCAGTGGTTGGCAGACACTCAGAGCGGAAGATGTGACTGGACTCAGCTTGGCCTCAATCAGTGACTTGCACTGAACTCTAGGCCTCAGAATGCCATTTGAATGAGATTAAATTTCTCCCTGTGCCTATGGCCTTTGGGTACAGAGGACAGCCCTTTCCTGTTAAGGGTTCTTTGTGAAGCTGCTAGCTCTGACATCTTCTCCTTCTCTACTACAGCCGATGCTGATTGATGAACTGTATGAGCTGGTGGTGGATGCCATCTTTGGCTTCAGCTTCACGGGTGAGGTTCGGGAGCCATTCCGCAGCATCCTGAGCGTCCTGAATGGACTCACTGTGCCCATTGCCAGCATCGACATTCCCTCAGGTGCAGGTCCAAGGAGGTTGGGGGGATCAGGGCCCTGCCCTGTCTTGAGGTAGGTACCTAGGAGTTCTTGTTCCTGATTCAAGGTTCAGAGTCTAGAGGTGAAGAAAGAGCCAAAGTAGGGCTGAGGAACAGAGTTTAGGAATGCCCTTTACATGTTGACTGTGAGACCAGAGCCCAGGAGTGTGTGCAGCTCCAAGGACGTGATTTCTCAGGTGGGGACCCAGGGGGCTTCCCACTCCTTTAAGATTAGAGCAGAGCAAGGTGTGGAAGGGGACTGGACATCTTGGTCCCTTCTGCTCTGACTACCACCTTCTTTTCAGGATGGGACGTGGAGAAGGGAAGCTCTGGAGGAATCCAGCCAGACTTGCTCATCTCCCTGACAGCACCCAAAAAGTCTGCAACCCAGTTTACTGGTCGTTACCATTACCTGGGGGGTCGCTTCGTGCCACCTGCTCTGGAAAAGAAGTACCAGCTGAACCTACCACCCTACCCTGACACCGAATGTGTCTATCGTCTGCAGTGAGAGAAGGTGGGGGGGCATTCTTTTCAATAAAGACTTAGTGCCTCTCTCCCAGAACTGTGGAGTCCTGGGAGCTCTTCTGACAATAATGGTTAAGAGATGGTATAGCCAGAGAACAACACTGGAGAGGTGGTGCGCTCTCTGTGGGAACAGTATGCAAGAGAGGTTTCTATGGCATTTGGGGGCAATGACAGTTGACTTTCAGATGCTGAAAAAGGCTCCCAGGCGAGGGGTGCGTCCTTTACACGCACACAGTTATTAGGGATGCAGACAGGGAGCTGGGTGAGGTTCTCTgaactctctcctttcacttaaCAGCATAGCAAGACTACCAGATGTTAACAGAAGGAACTTCTTCAGAGGCCTCTAAGGGAACTAATTTGTATTCAGGACCTTCCCGGGCTGAGAATGGAGATGACAGTCACAACTTATCTACAGACTAGAAGACCAAGCTGATGTTTATTCAATTTGGTATAGTTAGAAACTGGCAATCTATGGGCTGAATTTGCATGTTTTTCTTagccttcaaaataaaaaatcagtaTATTCCCATAGATCTAcattttcagcttctttagcCAAGATGTCTCTTCAGATGTCTGCATTCCCACTGCCACAGCTCCCCGCATCCTGGTCCCTTAGCTGCCTGGCCTCTGCAGGTGCCTGAGTTCACCATCTCTGGGTTAGATTCTGTAAGGGGGACTTGCCTCTCCGTCGACTCAGACACGGCACTACCACTCTCCTCTCAGCGGACTGCTGTTCCACGGCTGTTTCCTCCTCGGGAGGGACTCCTCACTGAGAGGGTGCCTAAGACCTGCATCAGCTCAGGCCCGAAGCCTCAGCTCCTGGAGGGGCGTCAGTTGGGCCCCGCCGTGGCCTGGCCTTCAGTCTCTCTTCTTccgtttcttcttcttctttgctttctgggcAGTGTTGACGCCAGGTCCATCCAAGACTTCCTCCTCCTGATGCTGCCGTCTTTTCCTCTTGCTTCTCCCCCTTTTCTGATCACTGCACGAtgtgctttctgcttctctggtCCCACTATCTACGAGAGCCTCTTCAACTTCTTCATCCTCTGTGTTCAAGTCTTCTTCCTCATGCTGCCGCCTCTTCTTGCTTCTGCCACGTGGGTGAGTGTATACTCTCCTCTCCACTTCCTCTGTCCCGACTCCACTGACAGCCACCTTGCCTCCCTCATTATCTAAGACCGCCAGCTCCACCTTCTCCTCTTCACGGTGCTGCCTCTTCTTTTTCCTGAGGGACCGGTCGATGTGCTCTCTGTTTTTCAATTCCCCAAGCCCACCTGTTCTTGtggtctcttcattttctgtagcTGTGCCCTCTCTCTCATCTGTGACTCTTTCTTCTTGATGCCgtcttttcttcttcttgctttttctgatGCTGTCGTCAGTGTGTTCTGAGTACTCTTCTGCACTCCTTTCAGTTGCTGtagcctcttcctcctctttctgcttccttttctttttctttttcttggggggcTTGCTCTCAGACTGCAGTTGAGGGACCCCAGGGTCCTGGCCTTTGAGCCGAGCCAGGAAGGTCTGCTCCTGGGCCTCTAAGCGAGCAAGCTTAGCTTTCATTGTGATCCCAAGACGGGCAGCCCTGAAATAGATGGGGCCCAAGTCAGAGGGAGGCCATCAGGGAAAAGAAGCCTCATCTTTGCGACTGCAGGGAAAGTTGGTAAGGAGGAGCTACCTGTCTTGAGGCAGCTTCAGAAATGGGCAAAGAGTAGGAATCATTTCCTCTGGGGTGAAAAGAGTGGCACAGGCCACCCTCAATGGTGGGCTTGTGatggggagagaagggagcccAAGAAGCCAACCACTACTTACTTGTGTGCTGTTCGTCCCTCGCAGGCCTGGAGCAGCATCTCATCGGTCAGCCTGTTGGAGAGGGGTGGGAATCAGGAATTACAAATGGATCTGATGGAAAGGCTtgacctctcctcccctccaaaACATTCACCAATGAGTTCCTATTCAGGACCTGGAAGTGCCAAAGATTAGTACAAGAGTCCATCCCCCAAGAAGACCACAGTCAAGCATTACACTGGTCCGTCCTTCTGAGATTTGAAGGCATCTCCTCCCATATGCCCCAGCACTAGAAAGACGTCTCACACATTCGGAGGCTTGGGCTCCTGGCTGTCATCACTGCAGCTTTCCCCGTCCTTGTCTGGCTTCTCCCCACTTGAAGTCAGTGTGGCCGTCTAGAAGGAGGAATCGTGGGGATGGACAAGGCCCACTCAACACCACCGTCATCCCACTTCCCTTCTGGAAACCACTCCCAACCACCATCTCAAGTAGCCAGAGGCACAGATCTGTCAGCCCCTGACATCACTTCTTACAGACCTCCACAGAGGTGTGCCAACCTGCATATGTCAGCCTGGGCAGGAAGTGGGCTGCAGTTGGGAatgggtggggcaggggcagtCCTGGCTCCCTGGCCCACAGCCAGCTAGCTAgtgggcaaaagaagaagggagggACAAGTGCTTGGGTCATCAGGTCTTCACAGTGGGACAAGTGCCCCCGGTGGTCATCTCACGGTTCTAGCAACAGACAACAAAGATGGTTCTTTTCACAACCTGTgcacgccccgccccgcccccgcccctgggCCAATACCTATGCACAGTTCTTTAACCAGGTTAAGAACCTACTATGGATTAAAAGGCTGGGGatacagagtggagtaagaaTGAGATGGGTGCAGCCAACATAGATCCTACGTGGTTAACAGGGAAGGAGATATGGCAGAATGTAGGCAATTATGAAGAAAatactggcagactacagtccatagtgtccccaaagagtcagacatgacttaaacaACAATTATCTCTGCTAGAGGAGGGATACCTGACTCAGGCTTCAGGGTTTGGGGAATAGTTGCTACAAGTAACTCAGCTTTGAAAGACAACGAAAAggtcagcaggtaaaggaagCAGAATGTCCCAGACAGAGGGAGCATATGCAAAAATTTGAAGGTGATAAAACATGGTACCTGAAAAAGATTCAGAATCAATCTGGCTAAAGTGTAGACAGAGGTCCTGAGAAGTGGCGAGAAACAGGTTAGGGAAGAAGGCGAGGACACGGCCTGAAGGGCCATCCGCGTCAGTCTGACACCTGTAGACTGTGTCATCCCAGGTCAAGGAGGAGCCAGTGACGCAGTGAAACTTGTGTTTTACAGAGAACACTCTGGACGCTTTGTGGAGGATGAACTGATTGGCACGAGGATTGAGACTAGAGTTAGGAGCCTAGCTAGTTATGAGGCTGTGGAAGAAACCATGCAGGAGATGATGGTCTGAACTGGGGCCGAAGATGGCCACAGAGATGaatggggaagatctgctggataaCATGTAGAGCCTTTAAGCAGGTAATGGAAGATCATTAAATGTCAGCTCCCTTCCTTTGGCACGCTAGAAAAGGGAAGTCTGAACACCTGGGTTCTAGTCCTTGGCTAGAACAGGTTTTTATAGTTACTAGCCACCTGTGGGCTCTTCAGTGAGCCACCTCCCCTCTTCTGGCCATATCTGCAAAATAAAAGACAATGGGTCCGATAATCTCTCAGGTCTCCTCAGGCTTCTAAGTCCTTTGAAATAGATGTCCCCTCCCTGCTCTCCTCTGGCAGCTCCTGACCTCCGCCTCCCACTCCCTGTTGCAGCCCCCTCAGCAGAGGGCAGGGATCCATGCAGCCTGAAGATTTCAATTCTTGCTGAGGATCTGGGCAGTCTGGGTCAGCAACAGCGAGGTTAGTCCCAGGACCCCACTTAGGACAGTCCTGAGAACAGGTAGGGCATGCAAGGCAATTGTTCAGACCCCAAGAGACCAGGGAAGGGGAAAGGGTGGGCCCTCTCACCCCCAGTCTCTAATACCTTCACAAATTTCTGATACAGCAAGTTGGGCTTGGCGTGATCCTGACGGGTGGTCTCCTCAGACAGGCGTCTTATCTGTACTCCATCCTGGGGGAAGTATGTGTGAGTGGGTGCCACGTCTCCCTCACCCCCATGTGTCCAGGCCCTCGTGTGTTACATGCCTGCTATTAGAGCTTATACCTGCCTAGTTTCCACCACCAAGTTGGCTGCAGTCTTGTTGAACAGATCATTCCACCAGTGATTTGTGAACTCCTTGGCAGGGTCGTGTCCCACCTGCCAGAGAAGTGTGAACTCAGGGCTTGTCAATCCCCTCCCTCACCCTATCTTCAAGGCCCCCATCTCCCATCCCCACTGACCTCCCGCAGTCTGTCCAGTCTTACCCCATAAGTGTCCTGCTTCAGCGTCACCCTGAGGGCCTGGGTGATACCATTCTCCTTCCGGCCCAGGCCTTTGCCTGCAGAAGACAGCGAATGACCTGGCTTATTCCACTGCCTGCCCTAAGCCCTCACAAAGCAACCCTGGCACATGCCCTTGTCATTCCACACACCTAGCACTGAGCGTGCCCTGTCCCTCTCAGAAACCCTCCCAGTTCCACTCTTCCTACTCCCTCTCCATACGGTCTTCATGTCTTTGAGCCCAAACTCTCTTTTCCCATAATTCTCTCAGGACAGAGGTCATCTCTTTCCCACTCCCAGTTCTCTCAGCCACTTCCTTCTCACTATCCACAGTcatatttcttcccttttctggaAATGTCTGGAAATTGCTGAATTTTCTTCTGCaaattttctctttaacttttcctcttccatTGAACAGACTACAGAGAGGTTAATCCAGGATAATGCCTCTCCCCTGGGCAGAGGGTAGTGAGGGAGTTGGGGGATGTGGAAGGGGCCCCCTGGGAATCACCTTGAGTCCATCCATGCTTTAGCAACTGCTCCTCAGCAAACTTCATCCCCCGACTCTTGACCTCGGGGGTGATACTCATGGTGAGAAAAGTCACTGTCTTCAGGCTCTCACTGGAGAAGCAGCAGTCACTGTCATCCCTttaagaggaagggagaaagtgcTCAGATCATGTACCAAATCCATCCTAACCGCTCTTATAAGAATTCTTTCCTGGAGCTGGAACAGAGATCAAGCTGGGAGGCCTGGTCCTTAGGGAGCTCCCTGACCACTGAGAGGTCAACATGCTGAAAGTCAAGGAGGACCAGTATTAACAATAATACCTAAATTTATGGAGAGCTCACCACACGCTGGGCTTTGCTAAGGCTTTGCATGGATCATTTCATGTAACCATcccagtccaggaagatttccTAAACTTTGCATTCAGGAAGGTATTACTATCCTTTTgttcaaatgaggaaactaaagcctAAAGAGGTTAGGtgacctgctcaaggtcacacagctgatgcATGTAGAATTCACACTCAGGCAGCTGGTCTGCAGAATTCCCACTCTTTACCGCTACCTGACAATATCTCCCATGATTTATTACCatgttaaaaacaaagcaaagcaatgaGATGTTTGTTAACCTGAGTGATAtctgtctgtgctcagttgtgtgattctttgtgaccctttggtctgtagcccgccaggttcctctgcccatggggttctcccagcaagaatactggagtaggttgccatctcctcctccagttaTAAGACAGCAGTGCTTAATAAAGCCTGTATCCTATACCTGTGCCCCAGCATTTACACTGTGGGGGCTTCACCACCACTGTCTTTCAGTCTTGTTGGAGCACCCTTTTTGAAACTGTCCAGCTTGGAAAGGTGCTCTTATATTTAACAGGAGGATTACACATACTATTATACTGTCTCATTTAACCCTGACAGTTCTGTAAGACAGATATTATTttatagaggagaaaaataaagtctcggTTTCTTGCCTGGTTTCTTATATAGCTGGTAAGGGATGTAGCTGGAAATATGAGCCCAGGATGCATGACTGTATAGTAGCCCGGCTTCTATTATATTCCCAACTACGGTCATCCCTCAGTTATCAGCGGGGGACTTGTTTTAGGACCTGCCATTGATACCAAAACCCAAATTCTATACTCAGCCTTCCACATGCCAGCATGTTGCTAATTGTTTCacacatattatctcatttaatccttccaaCAACCCCACAGGGaggtgttttgggtttttgttttggctgcccCGGGttccttgcaggatcttagttccccaaccacggaCTGAACTCCAGCCCTCCGCAGTGAAGgtacagagtcccaaccactggaccaccagggaattccctggaggtgtTTTTACTGTAACTTACAACTGAAGAAATGGCACTGAAAAGTTTAGCTACTTGCACAAATCAAATAGCTGGTTAAGTAGCGGATCTAGGATCTCAGGCACTCCAGAACTGGTGTTCTCAATCACTACTCACAGGCTCATAGCCATTTACGCTTTACACTCTAAGACTTACACAGCCTATGCCTTGTCGCATTAATTTGAAATTATATTATATACCACAGCCTATGCTTAGTCTTATTCCCAAACCCCTGATGCACTTAATGCAGCTCCTGAATGCGTTCAGTCCTTAATTGTTGAACTGAATGACACAGGTGGGAATTTCCTTAACCGACCTAGAACAGCTAACTGTGGACAGAAGCCAGATACCAGGCTGTGCTCGCAGTCTTTGCGAAGGCTGTGAGCACACTTTCAGGAACTGTCTTCTTTCCAGTCAACGTGAGTTTTCTGGAGAAGGGACCCTGGGCTACCATTCTTACAGAGGTTCTGAAGAGCTGGCTCCTTTCCCTAGGGTTCCTTCCTGTGGAGGTTAAAACTCCAGCCCTCCGACCGCAGCTTCACTTGAGTAAAACTATTCTCTTTCTGTCACATTTGCCCCTGAGCCCGGGCTATGACAGTCACCATTCGGGGGACTGTAGCCCCTTACCGTCATTGCGAGATCCTCTCCGCAGAAACATGTGACAAACGTGACTTGTGCGCAGCCATCTTCCCGGAAGTGCTGTTTCGACCCTTCTAGGCTGTGGAAACCATAGAGATGCACGCTGGAACTGAGTCTCTGTGGTCCCTGGAGAAACTGAGAGGCCGGCTTGCGGTATGGTTGCCATAGAAACTCCGCCCCAGAGCTAGCCCATTTCTGGAGATTTGAGAGGTATTCTACTTATTGCCTCCCAGCAGGCCCTGAGcagctaagtgacttcagtcctACCTGACTCTATCGGGGTTCGGAGAATAGCTTTGGGTCCAACATTGACTAGTCCTAGGCACAaatatgagaaaggaaaattttagGTGAAAGCATCGAGAGTGGCCTGAGAGATTCgtggaggcagagaaggaggtAGTACCTCTGAGGTGATTAATAATTCAAGGGATGAATACTCAGCTTGCagggacagttttttttttttttttttaataaaatcctAGAGGTAAGAGGTTTCAATACGTTCATCAAACACATTTTGATTCACCACTGTGTGCCAGGACCTGTTCTTCTTTGGTACTGGTGATACAAAGATGCGTAAGACACGAGCCCTGACTTCGAGAAGCACTTTGTCTAGCCCAAGCAAAGCTGGAAGCTCGAGTGGGACTGGAGAGGCAAAATCCCGGAATGCATAATAGGTTGAGGAGTTCAGACTTGCCTTATAAGTATGAGAATCCATTGAGCAGGAGAGGGAAAGAACATATTGCAAAGAAGTCAGCAAGAGAGGTTGCACATCCTCTCATCCCCACAGTGTTCTTAGGgtccactgagccacccaggaactAAAAtcggaagggaaaaagaaaaaagttttcccTTATTTGCATCCCTGTATCaatatttggacttccctggctcagacgggaaagcgtctgtctacaatgcgggagacccgggttctatccctgggttgggaagatcccctggagaaggaaatggcaatccactccaggactattgcctggaaaatcccatggacagaggagcctggtaggctacagtccatggggtctcaaagagtcggacacgactgagcgacttcactttcactttcacattaatATTTACGGTAACTTAGCGCCCCCTAGGATCTTCAAAGAGAAAAGCTGCCATTTCACTCAAGCTTTGTCACAATTGTTCAGTATGTCATACTACCTCATTCCAGTAcgtttttttaaacatgaaattagttttacttttaaaatatgctacGTGGGAACAATACTTTAAACAATGGATCTTGATTAGTGGGCTTGTAGATGCTTTCATAAGTGATGTGGAATGCTTCAAATATACTGTTCAGAGGTTGGATTCAATAGAGGAGCATTTCGTGAATGGCAGTCAGATCTGAGTCCTTTTCCTGCTCGAGAGCAACCTTTCACTGGTCTATAAAATTAGAATGTTGGACTAGTGCAATCATCTTTACAAACTTGGTTTTATTGTAGTGTCTCAGGGGCCACTGAGAAAATTCCATAGATACGGTTTCAATTTCCACCGTTTCAATTTTCCACCCTTTCTATCTCCCCTGTCTATCTAATATTACATATTATACTGTGGTCATAAAAGAAGTTTGAAAACTCATGAATAGGTCAAGGGCCCTTTTCAGCCCACAATTTCTGTTCAGCATACTCTTTGTCGGCCATTCTGAAAACCTAATGGCCATAATTTGTTGaattgaacattcagaaaactaagatcatggcatccagtcccatcagttaatggcaaatagatggggggggggaatggaaacagtgacagactttattttcttggactccaaaatctctgcagacagtgactacagccatgaaattaaaagacgcttgctacttgtaagaaaagctatggcaaaactagactgcatattaaaaagcagagacatcactttcctttAAAGGTctatatactcaaagctatggcttttccagtagtcatgtgagccAGGATGGATGAGAGAGCTGGGCTATAACAAAAGCTgcgtaccaaagaattgatgctttcaaactgtggtgttggagaagactcttgagagtccccagtcaatcctaaaggaaatcaaccctgaatattcgttagaaggactaatgctgaaactgaagctccagtactttggccacctgatgagaagaaccgactcttggaaaagaccctgatgctgggaaagattgagggcaggaggagaggggggcgacagagaatgaaatggttggatggtatcatctacttgacagacatgagtttgaacaaactctgggagatagtgaaagatagggaagcgtggcctgctgcagtccgtggggttgcaaagagttggatacaacttgttCAGtcggagcaactgaacaacataactTGTTGACTCAAGATTCTGAGT
It includes:
- the LOC138433712 gene encoding G patch domain-containing protein 4 gives rise to the protein MSITPEVKSRGMKFAEEQLLKHGWTQGKGLGRKENGITQALRVTLKQDTYGVGHDPAKEFTNHWWNDLFNKTAANLVVETRQDGVQIRRLSEETTRQDHAKPNLLYQKFVKTATLTSSGEKPDKDGESCSDDSQEPKPPNVLTDEMLLQACEGRTAHKAARLGITMKAKLARLEAQEQTFLARLKGQDPGVPQLQSESKPPKKKKKKRKQKEEEEATATERSAEEYSEHTDDSIRKSKKKKRRHQEERVTDEREGTATENEETTRTGGLGELKNREHIDRSLRKKKRQHREEEKVELAVLDNEGGKVAVSGVGTEEVERRVYTHPRGRSKKRRQHEEEDLNTEDEEVEEALVDSGTREAESTSCSDQKRGRSKRKRRQHQEEEVLDGPGVNTAQKAKKKKKRKKRD